In Mauremys reevesii isolate NIE-2019 linkage group 20, ASM1616193v1, whole genome shotgun sequence, the following are encoded in one genomic region:
- the LOC120387562 gene encoding maestro heat-like repeat family member 5, whose product MEWTQDKNPIVRRLSLRGLGSIVLQPEKVHSLRAQLPAIMDMFCDTDRGRVMGAMHQAADIIYLLDGEGLGSISQDIAVSLRPFIDDERDSVRSVAILLLGNVVSSVKDPDKPIVQQKMIHCLLPLLLHLEDRDESVTLRCKLTLFRCAVFLRWAHLKTLFRSMAWDGSTQLRKCAWKCLMQNNKSHIPKFLFHALEYLESSQTTIRHSAALFIGKQSDFT is encoded by the exons ATGGAATGGACCCAAGATAAAAACCCCATTGTACGTCGGCTCAGTCTGCGAGGCCTTGGCAGTATTGTGCTCCAGCCAGAAAAG GTGCACTCGTTACGGGCCCAGCTGCCAGCGATCATGGACATGTTCTGTGACACGGATAGAGGGCGTGTCATGGGAGCCATGCATCAAGCTGCAGACATCATCTAcctcctggatggggaggggcttggctccATCTCCCAGGACATTGCAGTCAGCCTTCGCCCCTTCATTGATGAC GAGAGGGACAGCGTGCGCTCCGTTGCCATTTTACTGCTTGGCAACGTGGTGAGCAGCGTGAAGGACCCGGACAAACCCATCGTGCAGCAGAAGATGATCCACTGCTTGCTCCCGCTCCTGCTGCACCTTGAAGACCGGGATGAGAGTGTGACACTG AGATGCAAACTGACACTCTTCCGCTGCGCAGTGTTTCTCAGGTGGGCTCATTTGAAGACGCTGTTCCGCAGCATGGCCTGggatggctccacacagctccggaAGTGTGCCTGGAAGTGCTTG atgcagaacaacaagagccacatccccaaattcctgttccacgccttagaatacctggaaagctcacagacaacaatcagacattctgcagccctgttcaTTGGTAAGCAGAGCGACTTCACTTGA